A portion of the Limnothrix sp. FACHB-406 genome contains these proteins:
- a CDS encoding serine/threonine-protein kinase — MSYCLNPACPHPENPDEAERCQTCGSSLLLGDRYRILRALGQGGFGATFLAEDISLPGSPKCVIKQLRPATTAPHVFEMARNLFQREAKTLGKIGNHPQIPQLLNFFERDKEFYLVQEFVDGMTLKGEVKKNGPYSEAAVRQFLSEALPILQYVHSNKVIHRDIKPDNLIRREQDKRLVLIDFGAVKDQVQTGPVSDQTALTAVSVGTPGYAPPEQLSLRPVYASDIYALGATCIYLLTGRSPKDLDYHPTTGEMMWQKYVHISAHLANVLKKMLEIAVKNRYQRSEDILRALDLEPYMDDLAQSMALPVSTEPTRPSMGGNFGGPPVANNTSRLAQSIRARRSRPELTGGLSTGSSLSGAAGNSGRVSGGNKPKAGGPMPWLKGNEVQTYYAKGRRDFAAHNISRGELPNVNLSGCIFRESKLDKTNLQGSNLTEANFAKASLLEANLRGAQLIRAYFHTANLAKADFRKADLSYANFTNANLSGANFCGANLTGAKIDEEQLAVAKTNWMTIMPSGKRGFM; from the coding sequence ATGAGCTATTGCCTAAACCCTGCCTGTCCCCACCCCGAAAATCCCGACGAGGCCGAACGTTGTCAAACTTGCGGCTCATCGTTGCTACTGGGCGATCGCTATCGCATCCTCCGTGCCCTTGGCCAGGGGGGGTTTGGCGCGACGTTTTTGGCAGAAGATATCTCCCTGCCCGGTAGCCCCAAGTGCGTCATTAAGCAATTACGACCTGCTACCACCGCGCCCCATGTATTTGAAATGGCGCGTAATCTTTTCCAGCGGGAAGCCAAAACCCTGGGCAAAATTGGCAATCATCCCCAAATTCCCCAACTCTTGAACTTCTTTGAACGGGATAAGGAGTTTTATCTTGTTCAGGAATTTGTGGATGGCATGACCCTGAAGGGTGAAGTGAAAAAGAACGGCCCCTACAGTGAAGCGGCTGTTCGGCAATTTCTCAGCGAAGCCCTGCCCATTCTGCAATACGTCCATTCCAATAAGGTCATTCACCGAGATATCAAGCCGGATAACCTCATTCGACGGGAACAGGATAAACGGCTGGTCCTCATTGACTTTGGCGCGGTAAAAGATCAGGTGCAAACGGGCCCCGTCTCTGACCAAACGGCCTTGACGGCGGTGTCGGTGGGAACCCCCGGCTATGCTCCACCGGAACAGCTCTCCCTGCGCCCTGTTTATGCCAGTGATATCTATGCCTTGGGTGCAACTTGCATCTATTTGCTAACGGGGCGATCGCCCAAGGATTTGGACTATCACCCCACCACCGGTGAAATGATGTGGCAGAAATACGTCCACATCAGCGCTCACTTGGCCAATGTGCTGAAGAAAATGCTGGAAATTGCCGTCAAAAACCGGTATCAGCGTTCCGAAGACATCCTGCGGGCCCTCGACCTGGAGCCTTACATGGACGACTTGGCGCAGAGTATGGCGCTACCGGTCAGCACCGAGCCAACCCGTCCTTCTATGGGAGGGAATTTTGGTGGGCCGCCCGTTGCCAACAACACTTCCCGTTTAGCCCAGTCCATCCGTGCCCGTCGATCGCGCCCTGAATTAACTGGTGGTCTCAGCACGGGTAGCTCCTTATCGGGGGCAGCCGGCAACAGCGGTCGGGTGAGCGGCGGCAACAAACCCAAAGCCGGTGGCCCCATGCCATGGCTCAAGGGCAATGAAGTTCAAACCTATTACGCCAAAGGCCGCCGGGATTTTGCCGCCCACAACATCAGTCGTGGGGAACTGCCAAACGTCAACCTATCCGGCTGTATTTTTCGAGAGTCAAAGCTCGATAAGACAAACTTGCAGGGATCGAATTTAACGGAAGCAAACTTCGCCAAAGCCAGCTTGCTAGAGGCTAATTTACGCGGGGCCCAGCTCATTCGCGCCTATTTCCATACGGCGAATTTAGCCAAGGCCGACTTCCGCAAAGCCGACCTCAGCTACGCCAATTTTACGAATGCCAACCTTTCCGGGGCTAACTTCTGTGGCGCGAACCTGACCGGGGCCAAAATTGACGAAGAGCAGTTGGCGGTTGCTAAAACCAACTGGATGACCATCATGCCCAGTGGTAAGCGCGGCTTCATGTAG